The following DNA comes from Streptomyces sp. NBC_00690.
CCCGCACGACCGCGGTACCACTGGTGCGGGCGTGGAACGCTCCTCCCGCATCGACCCGTCCGACGGTGGGCCGCAACGAGTGCCAACGGGGTGTGCCGGCAGCCGGGCCGTACGTCTCGTCGTACCCCACTGCGTCGAGTTGTCGGGTCAGTCCGGGGAAGACGCGGTCGGGGTGGCCCCCGGCGATGGGGTCCGCAGTGGGTGCCGAGGCTGCGGGGGTGCGGGTGTGGAGGCGGAACCCTCGCAACGACCCGCTGCCGTCGGGCACGGTGAGGGCGATTCCATTGGGGACGGTGCGTTCGCTGCCGTCCGACGGGCTGTTCTCCACCTGGAGGATGTCCTCGCCCGCGGGGCGGGCGAGGAGGGTCGACGAACCGCCGCCGTCGAGGTTGAGCGCCTGATGCGCACCCGCGCGCCGCAGCATCCGGCCGAGTTCAGTGAGGGTGACTCCTGCACTGTCGGCCTGTCTCCCGTCGACGGTGACGATGTGCAGCGTACGACCGTCCCGGGAGAAGCCGACCGCGGTACGAGGGGCCGGTGCGTTGTTGGGCCGCCCTTCATGGCTCCGCGGCACACCGTCGACGACGAGCAGCTCACGGCCTCCCACCGCGGTACGGGGAACCGGTCCGGCATCGGTACGCGGTCGGAACTCCCAGGACACGGGGTCGCCCGGGCGGAGAGCGGCCAGCTTGCGGGCACCGGCGTCCCGACCGACCAGGGCGGTGGTGTCCGGGGGGAGGTGCCCGCTTCCCGGTCGGGAGGTGACCGAGACGACCCGGCCCGCCGACACGAGTGCTTCGGCGGTGGTGGCAGCGGTGTTCACGGTGAGGGCACGGTCCGCTGCACCCCAGGCGCTGGTGTAGGCGCCGATGCCGTCCGTGGGTACGTCGGCCGCGTTGTAGGCGTGGAGCGGGTGGGGACCGGACGGCAGTGTCAGGGCGCCGGAGAAGTAGAGCTGGAGGATGCGCCCCGCTCCCCCGGGCCCGATACCGACGGCCCGATGCGCACCGGGTGCGGGTGAGTGGGTGATGCGGCCGTTGCGGATGCCCGGCCCCAGCGGAGCCCCGGTCTGGGTGATGTCGAAGAAGTCCGCATTGACGGCGGCAACGGTTCGACGGCCGGGGCCGGGATCGTGGCGTGCGGCAAGCCCGGAGAGCGTGTCGCGCTCGGAGACCTTGTCGGCGGAGAGGTAGTCCGCCGTGATGTCGCCGGTGAGGTCGACGGCGAGCGCGTCCACCCGGAGCCATCCGTCGGGTTCGAACCGGTCGTACGAGGTGAGCCGGATACCGGGGGCGACGGGGCGCGAGGTGCGGGCGGTCTCGATGCCGCTCGGGTCACTCACCGCGTGGGAGGGCCCTGCGGGGGTACTGGCAGCCGGGGGCGCAATGGGCCGTTGGACTTCGGCGGACCGTTGCGGATGCGGGTCGACGCCGGAATCCGCTGTGGAGGCGGGCATGGAGACCGCCGTCAGGGCGGTGAGAGTGGCGAGGAGTGCGGCTGCCCGCGGACTTCTACGACCTGGGCGCATAACCACTCCTGGGTACGGTCCGTTCGAGGTCATGGACTTGGGTGCCGAGGGCGGCGCGGCAACAATTCGGGGAGCTGTACCGGCACCTGGGGCTGGTCGCCCTGGGGACTGACGTACCCCCCGTAGCCCGGCGAAACGTCGTCGCGGCTGACCTCGTCAAGGCGCTCCCCCCTTCCCTTGGTGTCGAGCCCCTCGGCGCTGGCTGCCGTGGACCGCAGCACACGGCGAGCGGCAGGTGTTCGCACAGCACAACGAGTCAGCGCCAGGGGAGTTCGGCCGAAGCTGTTGGACATCACCGGAACCTGCCCAACCGTTGCCCTGTTCGGGTGAACTCTTGCCCGGCTGAGCGAGCAAACGCCCCGCCTGGGAACTCTCGCCCGAAGGACATGGGCTCAATAGGGGGCGAGCCTGTCGGCCAAGGTTGGCCTCATGGCCGCCGATGGTCCGCTGTCAGCAGACGGGCGGGCGAGCTGAGTTCGGCGAGGCCGTCGAGTCCTAGGAAGCAGCGGTCACCTTCGCATCACTCTGCTGTGGGCGGGACGTTCGATGACAGGACCTAGCGCCGTGGGCATTCCTCATGCGTCGCGAGAACGGCACCCAGATGGGCCCGGAGTGTCGCACGAACGCGGTCGACGCCGAGTGAGCCATGAGGGGTCACTGTGTCAATGGTCAATCCGCCGATGAGTGCCATCAGGCGGTCGGCCTCACCTTGGACATGCGCGACCCCCAAGGCATCGAGCGCGTCGGCGAGGAGTTGGTGCAGGTCCGCTGCCATCCGCTCGGTCACCGGCCGGAACACCGGCTTTGTGCGCGCCGCGATCATGAACTCCAGCAGCACGGCCGCCTCGGCACAGCGCGCCTCATCTACGGGGAGCACCTCCTCCACGAGAGCTTGGAGCGCGTTGATGGCGTCCTCACCGCGGAGTCCGACCAGCGATTCGGGAGTG
Coding sequences within:
- a CDS encoding TetR/AcrR family transcriptional regulator: MPARIDAQQRRQHVVAAAFRLVVAEGLEGMSLRKVAAEAGLNIGSVRHYFDNHHDLVAAAVHETGDRMGRRLAKHTPESLVGLRGEDAINALQALVEEVLPVDEARCAEAAVLLEFMIAARTKPVFRPVTERMAADLHQLLADALDALGVAHVQGEADRLMALIGGLTIDTVTPHGSLGVDRVRATLRAHLGAVLATHEECPRR